The proteins below come from a single Piscinibacter gummiphilus genomic window:
- a CDS encoding CPBP family intramembrane glutamic endopeptidase: MIGAAFYDARHTLGLSHEQVATLTMLLSNGVIVAVVTQLLGIGYRELLHPGKASMPATFFLLVPPILLLLPLVVLLDVALIDALEFMLPVSSWEQEAFSGMTALTLPAVIATCVLAPLFEEMLFRGILLRAFLELYPRGVAIGYSALYFGAAHLNVYQFFLAFFLGLLLGWLYERSRSLIPCIALHAAVNTAVVLTGGVDLSATPWLAWLLSAAAALAGAIALRSLLPTDHASR, from the coding sequence GTGATCGGCGCCGCGTTCTACGACGCGCGGCACACGCTCGGCCTGAGCCATGAGCAGGTGGCCACGCTGACGATGCTCTTGTCGAACGGCGTCATCGTGGCGGTGGTGACGCAGCTTCTCGGCATCGGCTACCGCGAGTTGCTGCACCCGGGCAAGGCCTCGATGCCCGCGACCTTCTTCCTGCTGGTGCCGCCGATCCTGCTGCTCCTGCCGCTGGTGGTGCTGCTCGACGTGGCGCTCATCGACGCGCTCGAGTTCATGCTGCCCGTCTCGTCCTGGGAGCAAGAGGCGTTCTCGGGCATGACGGCGCTGACCTTGCCCGCCGTCATCGCGACCTGCGTGCTCGCACCGCTCTTCGAGGAGATGCTGTTTCGCGGCATCCTGCTGCGGGCGTTTCTGGAGCTCTACCCACGCGGTGTGGCCATCGGCTATTCGGCACTCTATTTCGGCGCGGCCCACCTCAACGTCTACCAGTTCTTCCTGGCCTTCTTCCTCGGCCTCCTGCTCGGCTGGCTGTACGAACGCTCGCGTTCGCTCATCCCGTGCATCGCGCTGCACGCCGCAGTCAACACCGCAGTGGTGCTGACGGGTGGGGTGGACCTGTCGGCCACCCCTTGGCTCGCCTGGCTCTTGTCGGCGGCGGCGGCCTTGGCAGGGGCGATCGCCTTGCGCAGCCTGCTCCCCACCGATCACGCCAGCAGGTGA
- the fghA gene encoding S-formylglutathione hydrolase has translation MERVEQHASFGGRQEVWKHASPVLGCEMKFAVYLPPAALRGEPCAVLYWLSGLTCTEQNFITKAGAQAHAAQHGLIVVAPDTSPRGEAVPDDPAYDLGQGAGFYLNATQAPWAAHYRMQDYVAEELPALVERHFPASSGRGIFGHSMGGHGALVTALRHPGRYRSVSAFSPIVAPTQVPWGQKALTAYLGDDRDAWRTWDAVELVKTATERLALLVDQGEADEFLATQLRPELLQAACAAAGHPLTLRLQPGHDHSYYFIASFLGEHFAHHARHLLA, from the coding sequence ATGGAGCGCGTCGAGCAGCACGCGAGCTTCGGCGGCCGGCAGGAGGTGTGGAAACACGCCTCGCCCGTGCTCGGCTGCGAGATGAAGTTCGCCGTCTACCTGCCGCCCGCGGCGCTGCGCGGCGAGCCGTGCGCGGTGCTCTACTGGCTCTCGGGCCTGACCTGCACCGAACAGAACTTCATCACCAAGGCCGGCGCGCAGGCGCATGCGGCGCAGCACGGGCTCATCGTCGTCGCCCCCGACACCAGCCCGCGCGGCGAGGCGGTGCCCGACGACCCGGCCTACGACCTGGGGCAGGGCGCGGGCTTCTACCTCAACGCCACGCAGGCACCGTGGGCCGCGCACTACCGCATGCAGGACTACGTGGCCGAGGAGCTGCCGGCGCTGGTGGAGCGGCACTTTCCGGCGTCGAGCGGGCGCGGCATCTTCGGCCACTCGATGGGCGGGCACGGCGCGCTCGTCACGGCGCTGCGCCACCCGGGGCGCTACCGGAGCGTGTCGGCCTTCTCACCCATCGTGGCGCCCACGCAGGTGCCGTGGGGGCAGAAGGCGCTCACGGCCTATCTCGGCGACGACCGCGACGCCTGGCGCACGTGGGATGCGGTGGAACTCGTGAAGACGGCGACCGAGCGGCTAGCGCTGCTCGTCGACCAGGGCGAGGCCGACGAATTCCTCGCCACCCAGCTGCGCCCCGAGTTGCTGCAGGCGGCCTGCGCGGCGGCCGGCCACCCGCTCACGCTGCGCCTGCAGCCGGGCCACGACCACAGCTACTACTTCATCGCGAGCTTCCTGGGCGAGCATTTCGCCCACCATGCCCGTCACCTGCTGGCGTGA
- a CDS encoding S-(hydroxymethyl)glutathione dehydrogenase/class III alcohol dehydrogenase, whose product MKSRAAVAFAAGQPLQIVEIDVAPPKAGEVLVRITHTGVCHTDAFTLSGDDPEGLFPVVLGHEGAGIVVEVGEGVTSVAPGDHVIPLYTAECGQCLFCKSGKTNLCVAVRATQGKGVMPDGSSRLSFEGKPLYHYMGCSTFSEYTVVAEVSLAKINPKANPEQVCLLGCGVTTGLGAVKNTAKVQPGDSVAVFGLGGIGLAVVQGAKMAKAGRIIAIDTNPSKFDLARTFGATDCVNPKDFDKPIQQVIVEMTGWGVDHSFECIGNVNVMRAALECAHRGWGQSVIIGVAGAGQEISTRPFQLVTGRRWLGTAFGGVKGRSQLPGMVEDAMAGTIELAPFVTHTMPLTGINEAFDLMHEGKSIRSVVHF is encoded by the coding sequence ATGAAATCACGCGCCGCCGTGGCCTTTGCAGCAGGCCAGCCCTTGCAGATCGTCGAGATCGACGTCGCCCCGCCGAAAGCGGGCGAAGTGCTCGTCAGGATCACCCACACCGGCGTCTGCCACACCGATGCGTTCACGCTCTCGGGCGACGATCCCGAGGGCCTCTTCCCGGTGGTGCTGGGCCACGAAGGCGCGGGCATCGTGGTCGAGGTGGGCGAGGGCGTGACGAGCGTGGCGCCCGGCGACCATGTGATCCCGCTCTACACCGCGGAGTGCGGGCAGTGCCTCTTCTGCAAGAGCGGCAAGACCAACCTGTGCGTGGCGGTGCGGGCCACGCAGGGCAAGGGCGTGATGCCCGACGGCAGCTCGCGCCTCTCCTTCGAGGGCAAGCCGCTCTACCACTACATGGGCTGTTCGACGTTCAGCGAGTACACCGTGGTGGCCGAGGTGTCGCTCGCGAAGATCAACCCGAAGGCCAACCCCGAGCAGGTGTGTCTCCTGGGCTGCGGCGTGACCACCGGCCTCGGCGCGGTCAAGAACACCGCCAAGGTGCAGCCGGGAGACAGCGTGGCCGTTTTCGGCCTCGGCGGCATCGGCCTCGCGGTGGTGCAGGGCGCGAAGATGGCGAAGGCCGGCCGCATCATCGCGATCGACACCAACCCGTCGAAGTTCGACCTCGCCCGCACCTTCGGCGCCACCGACTGCGTGAACCCGAAAGACTTCGACAAACCCATCCAGCAGGTGATCGTCGAGATGACGGGCTGGGGTGTCGACCATTCCTTCGAATGCATCGGTAACGTCAACGTGATGCGTGCGGCGCTCGAATGCGCGCACCGCGGTTGGGGGCAGTCGGTCATCATCGGCGTGGCCGGCGCGGGGCAGGAGATCTCCACCCGGCCCTTCCAGCTCGTCACCGGCCGGCGCTGGCTGGGCACCGCCTTCGGCGGCGTGAAGGGCCGCAGCCAGCTGCCCGGCATGGTGGAAGACGCGATGGCCGGCACCATCGAGCTGGCGCCCTTCGTCACCCACACCATGCCGCTCACTGGCATCAACGAAGCCTTCGACCTGATGCACGAAGGCAAGTCGATCCGCTCGGTGGTTCATTTCTGA
- a CDS encoding SET domain-containing protein: protein MPRITVLTPAAAEAPPAPPSVQRPRGVPADPQKFKLTVGPSVIDGQGVFAAEPIPARRKIGEVRGEPVSQQEAAARSRGQMRIMMIAVSARRAIDASQSTDALRFINHSCRPNTALKVNQGRVEFYALRNIAPGDELTVNYGETHHRGRLSCRCGVAGCAGVL from the coding sequence ATGCCGCGCATCACCGTTCTCACGCCCGCTGCCGCCGAGGCCCCACCGGCCCCGCCGTCCGTGCAGCGCCCGCGCGGCGTGCCGGCCGACCCGCAGAAATTCAAGCTGACGGTGGGCCCGAGCGTCATCGACGGCCAGGGCGTATTTGCCGCCGAGCCCATCCCGGCGCGGCGCAAGATCGGCGAGGTGCGCGGCGAGCCGGTGAGCCAGCAGGAAGCCGCGGCGCGCAGCCGCGGCCAGATGCGCATCATGATGATCGCGGTGTCGGCGCGCCGGGCGATCGATGCCTCGCAGTCGACCGATGCGCTGCGCTTCATCAACCATTCGTGCCGGCCCAACACCGCGCTCAAGGTCAACCAGGGCCGCGTGGAGTTCTATGCCCTGCGCAACATCGCCCCCGGCGACGAGCTGACGGTGAACTATGGGGAGACGCACCACCGCGGCCGCTTGAGCTGCCGGTGCGGGGTGGCGGGGTGCGCCGGCGTGTTGTGA
- a CDS encoding ATPase domain-containing protein — translation MQEHSETPIPRAATGIEGLDLVLHGGLVDGRIYLLEGNPGAGKTTLALQYLLEGVRHGERCLYITLSETRHELIDNARSHGWSLDGIEILELLADNMQVDGEGELTMYHPSEVELGATTRRALAKVEELKPRRVVLDSLSELRLLAQSSLRYRRQILGIKQFLGAYSCSVLLLDDRTGEGSDMQLQSIAHGVISLDSQTPAYGRTLRQLRVVKFRGSDFRSGVHDFIIGKGGITVFPRLSAAEHGASFTREKVPSGVPSLDALMGGGIDRGTTTLLVGPPGSGKSTIALQYAHAATLRGDHAAIFSFEEAQAILFDRARGLGMPVNEGPGPGQIAVRQIDPAEISPGEFAQRVRHAVESDQARVVVIDSLNGYLNALPEDKFLTAQLHELLAYLNNHGVVTFLVAAQSGMLGPAMRSPIDASYLADSVVVLRMYEHDGSVRKAISVVKKRSGRHEDSIRRMWFDSDGVHLSEPLMHLRGVLTGVPTELQPGSGDKPVPRGLDAL, via the coding sequence ATGCAAGAACACTCCGAGACCCCCATCCCGCGGGCCGCCACCGGCATCGAAGGCCTGGACCTCGTCCTCCACGGCGGCCTGGTCGACGGCCGCATCTACCTCCTCGAAGGCAACCCCGGCGCAGGCAAGACGACGCTCGCCCTGCAATACCTGCTGGAAGGCGTGCGTCACGGCGAACGCTGTCTCTACATCACGCTGTCGGAGACCCGCCACGAGCTGATCGACAACGCCCGCTCGCACGGCTGGTCGCTCGACGGCATCGAGATCCTGGAGCTGCTGGCCGACAACATGCAGGTCGACGGCGAAGGCGAGCTGACCATGTACCACCCGTCGGAGGTGGAGCTGGGCGCCACCACCCGCCGCGCGCTGGCCAAGGTCGAGGAACTCAAGCCTCGCCGCGTGGTGCTCGACTCGCTGTCGGAGCTGCGGCTGCTGGCGCAGAGTTCGCTGCGCTACCGGCGGCAGATCCTGGGCATCAAGCAGTTCCTGGGCGCCTACAGCTGCAGCGTGCTGCTGCTGGACGACCGCACCGGCGAGGGCTCGGACATGCAGCTGCAAAGCATCGCCCACGGCGTGATCTCGCTCGACTCGCAGACACCGGCCTACGGTCGCACTTTGCGGCAACTGCGGGTGGTGAAGTTTCGCGGCAGCGATTTCCGAAGCGGCGTGCACGACTTCATCATCGGCAAGGGCGGGATCACCGTCTTCCCGCGCCTGTCGGCCGCCGAGCACGGCGCGAGCTTCACCCGCGAGAAGGTGCCCAGCGGCGTGCCGAGCCTCGACGCGCTGATGGGCGGGGGCATCGACCGCGGCACCACCACGCTGCTCGTCGGCCCGCCGGGATCGGGCAAATCGACCATCGCGCTGCAGTACGCGCATGCCGCCACGCTGCGCGGCGACCACGCAGCCATCTTCAGCTTCGAGGAGGCCCAGGCCATCCTGTTCGACCGGGCCCGAGGGCTGGGCATGCCGGTCAACGAGGGGCCGGGGCCCGGCCAGATCGCAGTGCGTCAGATCGACCCCGCCGAGATCTCGCCGGGAGAGTTTGCCCAGCGGGTCCGGCACGCGGTGGAGTCCGACCAGGCCCGCGTGGTCGTCATCGACAGCCTCAACGGCTACCTCAACGCCCTGCCGGAAGACAAGTTCCTCACCGCGCAGCTGCACGAGCTGCTGGCCTACCTCAACAACCATGGCGTGGTGACCTTCCTCGTGGCGGCACAGAGCGGCATGCTCGGGCCCGCGATGCGCTCGCCCATCGATGCGAGCTACCTGGCCGACTCGGTGGTGGTGCTGCGCATGTACGAGCACGACGGCAGCGTGAGGAAGGCCATCTCGGTGGTCAAGAAGCGCAGCGGCCGCCATGAAGACTCGATCCGGCGCATGTGGTTCGACAGCGACGGCGTGCACCTGAGCGAGCCGCTGATGCATCTGCGCGGCGTGCTCACCGGCGTTCCCACCGAACTGCAACCCGGGTCTGGCGACAAGCCGGTGCCGCGCGGGCTCGATGCCCTCTGA
- a CDS encoding ATP-binding protein, with product MPSDDTRLDERVLVVPVTRRDGDVTQGLLQGQGIACCICDSIPALIAEMERGAGALLFTEATLSRPDMPTLSSALDRQPAWSHLPVVVLIRNAGSSPAGNRMLELLDNVTVLDRPVSTRSMISAVQSALRDRRNQYRIRDQIEQQKRAEQALMLADRRKDEFLATLAHELRNPLAPIRTGLQILSKTPGADAQTRRLYEIMERQMVQMVKLIDELLEISRISTGKVVLHKERTDMRNVIRVALEGSQPMVDAAKHTLVVTLTEQPVWVYGDPARLAQVVSNLVNNAAKYTPDRGHIAVRMRHDDGQVKVIVEDNGVGIPEDMLHQVFDMFAQVNRTLDRAQGGLGIGLALVRRLMELHGGSVQAHSAGADRGSCFTLTMPALERVGADDARTEGAGDGAHAEKRLRVLVIDDNRDAAETLSMLLEAHGHDTHRAYNGRTGLDEASDFMPQAVFCDIEMPGMNGYEVAAALRRDPRHAPALLIAVTGRGAREDQRRSLDAGFDAHLTKPVGYDAVRQVLSRL from the coding sequence ATGCCCTCTGACGACACCCGCCTCGACGAGCGCGTGCTGGTCGTGCCCGTGACACGGCGCGACGGCGACGTCACCCAGGGCCTGCTGCAAGGCCAGGGCATCGCGTGCTGCATCTGCGACAGCATCCCGGCGCTCATTGCCGAGATGGAGCGCGGCGCGGGAGCCCTGCTCTTCACCGAAGCCACGCTGTCGCGGCCGGACATGCCCACCTTGTCGAGCGCGCTCGACCGCCAGCCCGCGTGGTCGCACCTGCCGGTGGTGGTGCTGATCCGCAACGCCGGCAGTTCGCCGGCCGGCAACCGCATGCTGGAGTTGCTCGACAACGTGACCGTGCTCGACCGGCCGGTGTCCACCCGCTCGATGATCAGCGCGGTGCAGTCGGCCCTGCGCGACCGCCGCAACCAGTACCGCATCCGCGACCAGATCGAGCAGCAGAAACGTGCGGAGCAGGCGCTCATGCTGGCCGACCGGCGCAAGGACGAGTTCCTCGCCACGCTGGCGCACGAGTTGCGCAACCCGCTCGCGCCCATCCGCACCGGGCTGCAGATCCTCTCGAAGACGCCGGGCGCCGACGCGCAGACACGCCGCCTCTACGAGATCATGGAGCGGCAGATGGTGCAGATGGTCAAGCTCATCGACGAGCTGCTCGAGATCTCGCGCATTTCCACCGGCAAGGTGGTGCTGCACAAGGAACGCACCGACATGCGCAACGTGATCCGCGTGGCACTCGAAGGCAGCCAGCCGATGGTCGACGCGGCAAAGCACACGCTCGTGGTGACGCTCACCGAGCAGCCGGTGTGGGTGTACGGCGACCCGGCACGGCTCGCGCAGGTGGTGAGCAACCTCGTGAACAACGCCGCCAAGTACACGCCCGACCGCGGCCACATCGCCGTGCGCATGCGGCACGACGACGGGCAAGTGAAGGTGATCGTCGAAGACAACGGCGTGGGCATCCCGGAAGACATGCTCCACCAGGTGTTCGACATGTTCGCGCAGGTCAACCGCACGCTCGACCGCGCGCAGGGCGGGCTCGGCATCGGCCTCGCGCTGGTGCGCCGGCTGATGGAGCTGCACGGTGGCTCGGTGCAGGCGCACAGCGCGGGCGCCGACCGGGGCTCGTGCTTCACCCTGACCATGCCGGCGCTCGAACGTGTGGGAGCCGACGACGCCCGCACCGAAGGCGCGGGTGACGGCGCGCATGCCGAGAAGCGCCTGCGCGTGCTGGTGATCGACGACAACCGCGATGCGGCCGAGACGCTCTCGATGCTGCTCGAAGCGCACGGCCACGACACGCACCGCGCCTACAACGGCCGCACCGGCCTCGACGAGGCCTCAGATTTCATGCCGCAGGCGGTGTTCTGCGACATCGAGATGCCGGGCATGAACGGCTATGAGGTCGCCGCCGCCCTGCGGCGCGACCCGCGCCACGCGCCGGCCCTGCTGATCGCCGTCACCGGCCGCGGCGCCCGCGAAGACCAGCGCCGCTCGCTCGACGCGGGCTTCGACGCGCACCTCACGAAGCCGGTCGGCTACGACGCGGTGCGGCAGGTGCTCTCGCGGCTGTGA
- a CDS encoding LysR substrate-binding domain-containing protein produces the protein MINFRLVRHLWLFLAVAEEQNFGRAARRLGMSQPPLTEQIQVLEQALKVKLFERSRRGAQLTHVGRAILPAVRKFADQLEHLEVAVREAVSGQSGTLTIGAISSALLEVVPPLLERLRAQRPDLSISVREIDSAEALPALHAGDIDLAFARIQPDPHEAIETLPMARDRLSVALPSSHPMARRRSIKLASLVDEVFVMFERRLSPVYFDSIVAACQAQGFSPRILREVRSVTTQVAFVGCNQGIALVPSDMRALAPENVTLRPLVERIDTVATVAAWNTTRMTPALQVAVDVIQAAQVTAARAPAAPRRSRPAS, from the coding sequence ATGATCAATTTCCGTCTCGTGCGACACCTGTGGCTCTTTCTTGCGGTGGCCGAAGAGCAGAACTTCGGGCGTGCCGCTCGGCGGCTGGGCATGTCGCAGCCACCGCTCACCGAGCAGATCCAGGTGCTGGAGCAGGCGTTGAAGGTGAAGCTCTTCGAGCGCTCGCGGCGCGGCGCGCAACTCACGCATGTGGGGCGGGCCATCCTGCCGGCGGTTCGCAAGTTCGCCGACCAGCTGGAGCACCTGGAAGTGGCGGTGCGCGAGGCGGTGAGCGGCCAGTCGGGCACGCTCACCATCGGCGCCATCTCGTCGGCGCTGCTCGAAGTGGTGCCGCCGCTGCTGGAGCGGCTGCGCGCCCAGCGCCCCGACCTCAGCATCTCGGTGCGCGAGATCGACAGCGCCGAAGCCCTGCCCGCGCTGCACGCCGGTGACATCGACCTCGCGTTCGCGCGCATCCAGCCCGACCCGCACGAGGCGATCGAGACGCTGCCGATGGCGCGCGACCGCCTCTCGGTGGCGCTGCCGAGCTCGCACCCGATGGCCCGGCGCCGCAGCATCAAGCTCGCGTCGCTGGTTGACGAGGTGTTCGTGATGTTCGAGCGGCGGCTGAGCCCGGTCTACTTCGACAGCATCGTCGCCGCCTGCCAGGCGCAGGGCTTCTCGCCGCGCATCCTGCGCGAGGTGCGCAGCGTGACCACGCAGGTCGCCTTCGTGGGCTGCAACCAGGGCATTGCGCTCGTGCCGTCCGACATGCGCGCGCTCGCGCCGGAAAACGTCACGCTGCGCCCGCTCGTGGAGCGCATCGACACCGTGGCCACCGTCGCCGCGTGGAACACCACCCGCATGACGCCGGCCCTTCAGGTGGCGGTCGACGTCATCCAGGCCGCACAGGTCACAGCCGCGAGAGCACCTGCCGCACCGCGTCGTAGCCGACCGGCTTCGTGA
- a CDS encoding DMT family transporter, translating into MNTRTALPAFTALPASGLGIALALAGSIGFSGKAILAKLMYQHGVDAVTVVAWRMLIALPMFLAMALWAGRGQPGLTRRDLLAVLGLGFSGYYASSMLDFYGLMFISASLERLILYLGPTIVMVLSVLWVKRPVTRRQWVAAAVSYGGTALVFGREWHAEGRHIALGAALVFASAVSYSIYLIASGETVQRVGALRLTGLASSVACVLCLLHFVAVRPLAALAVPEPVLWWSALNAVACTVAPILMVMMAIERIGSALAAQVGMVGPVSTIAMGVWVLNEPFTLTLLVGTVLVLAGVTLASSKRA; encoded by the coding sequence ATGAACACACGAACCGCCCTCCCTGCCTTCACCGCGCTGCCTGCTTCCGGCCTGGGCATCGCGCTTGCGCTGGCCGGCTCCATCGGTTTCTCGGGCAAGGCCATCCTCGCCAAGCTCATGTACCAGCACGGCGTCGACGCGGTGACGGTGGTCGCGTGGCGCATGCTGATCGCCCTGCCGATGTTCCTCGCCATGGCACTGTGGGCCGGGCGCGGCCAGCCGGGGCTCACGCGGCGCGACCTGCTGGCAGTGCTGGGGCTCGGCTTCTCGGGCTACTACGCGTCGAGCATGCTCGACTTCTATGGGCTGATGTTCATCAGCGCGAGCCTGGAGCGGCTCATCCTGTACCTCGGCCCGACCATCGTGATGGTGCTCTCGGTGCTGTGGGTCAAGCGGCCGGTCACGCGGCGCCAGTGGGTGGCGGCAGCGGTGAGCTACGGCGGCACGGCCCTCGTCTTCGGCCGCGAGTGGCACGCCGAAGGCCGGCACATCGCGCTCGGCGCGGCGCTGGTGTTTGCCAGCGCGGTGAGCTATTCGATCTACCTCATTGCGAGCGGCGAGACCGTGCAGCGTGTGGGCGCGCTGCGGCTCACCGGGCTCGCGTCGAGCGTGGCCTGCGTCTTGTGCCTGCTGCACTTCGTGGCCGTGCGGCCGCTCGCAGCGCTGGCGGTGCCCGAGCCGGTGCTGTGGTGGTCGGCGCTCAACGCGGTGGCCTGCACCGTGGCGCCCATCCTGATGGTGATGATGGCCATCGAGCGCATCGGCTCGGCTCTGGCCGCGCAGGTCGGCATGGTCGGCCCGGTGTCGACCATCGCGATGGGCGTGTGGGTGCTGAACGAGCCCTTCACGCTCACGCTGCTGGTCGGCACGGTGCTCGTGCTGGCCGGGGTGACGCTGGCGTCGTCGAAGCGAGCCTGA
- a CDS encoding LysE family translocator, whose amino-acid sequence MLTAAQTFAFLLAAVLLTATPGPDNLMVLSIGMSRGRRPGIAFGLGCAIGCLSHTLLAVVGVSALVAASPTAFTLLKWLGGGYLVWLGIGALRSAGIGRVGAAAAEPASLTRLFLKGLLANAINPKVVLFFLSFLPQFVVPAQGRVEGQLALLGLVFTLQAALLFSLLGYFSGSVGAWLNRTPRAGQWLDRLAGTVFIALGLRLVSGR is encoded by the coding sequence ATGCTCACCGCCGCCCAGACCTTCGCGTTCCTCCTCGCCGCGGTGCTGCTCACCGCGACGCCGGGGCCCGACAACCTGATGGTGCTGAGCATCGGCATGTCGCGCGGGCGGCGCCCGGGCATCGCCTTCGGCCTCGGCTGCGCCATCGGTTGCCTGAGCCACACCCTGCTCGCGGTGGTGGGGGTGAGCGCCCTGGTGGCCGCGTCGCCCACCGCCTTCACGCTGCTCAAGTGGCTCGGCGGGGGCTACCTCGTGTGGCTGGGCATCGGTGCGCTGCGCAGCGCCGGCATTGGCCGCGTGGGCGCGGCGGCGGCAGAGCCGGCGTCGCTGACGCGGCTTTTCCTGAAGGGCCTCCTGGCCAATGCCATCAACCCGAAGGTGGTGCTCTTCTTCCTGTCGTTCCTGCCGCAGTTCGTGGTGCCGGCGCAAGGCCGGGTGGAAGGGCAACTCGCGTTGCTGGGCCTCGTCTTCACGCTGCAGGCGGCGCTGCTCTTCAGCCTGCTCGGCTACTTCTCGGGCAGCGTGGGCGCCTGGCTGAACCGCACCCCGCGCGCCGGGCAGTGGCTCGACCGCCTGGCCGGCACCGTGTTCATCGCGCTGGGCCTGCGGCTGGTGTCGGGCCGCTAG